A segment of the Populus alba chromosome 9, ASM523922v2, whole genome shotgun sequence genome:
GATGCCTCTGCTGATCCTAGTTCCGTTGATGCCAATGGAAATCACCCTGGTGACTTGATTGCCCCTGTTGTTGAGTCTGGTTCTAATTCAACGAGAAAGAGCCTGGAGATCATGTTAAAGGGTGGCAGTAGTGGTGAAGAATCATGTGTTTTGGCTTATCAAATTGTTAACGAGATGGATGGGCTGGAACAGCAAGAAATTTCAACGCCAAGGGTTTCAAAAGATGGGCACGAGAAGAAAGAGTATCCTATTGATCTGACACTTCCTGATATTAAGAATGGGATATATGGGACTGACGAGTTTAGAATGTATACATTTAAGGTCAAGCCTTGCTCAAGGGCTTACTCTCATGACTGGACAGAGTGCCCATTTGTGCACCCTGGAGAGAATGCTAGGCGTCGTGACCCCAGGAAATACCACTATAGCTGTGTTCCATGTCCTGAGTTTCGAAAGGGGTCTTGCAGGCAGGGTGATGCCTGTGAATATGCACATGGTATATTTGAGTGTTGGCTTCATCCTGCCCAGTATAGAACTCGTCTCTGTAAAGATGAGACAGGTTGCGCTAGGAGGGTGTGTTTCTTTGCTCACAAGCCTGAAGAGCTGCGCCCCCTGTATGCCTCTACAGGTTCGGCAGTGCCTTCTCCTAGATCCTACTCAGCAAATTGTTCAACTTTGGACATGAGTTCTATAAGCCCACTTTCCCTTGGTTCTCCATCTGGCTTGATACCATCCACATCAACCCCACCGACTCCATCCGGGTCCTCTTCACCTATAGGTGGATGGACAAACCAGTCTAATGTGGCGCCCCCTGCACTGCAGCTTCCTGGTAGCAGGTTGAAATCTGCATTGTGTGCTCGAGATATGGATTTAGACATGGAATTGCTTGGGCTTGAAAGTCACCGTCGAAGGCAGCAGTTTATGGATGAGATTTCTGGTCTTTCATCCCCCTCCAGCTGGAACAATGGTCTGTCCACTGCCCCAGCTTTTGCTGCCTCTGGTGATCGCTCTGGGGAGTTGAATAGGCTTGGAGGAGTGAGGCCTACTAACCTTGAAGATATTTTTGGATCCCTCGATCCTTCAATTTTGCCTCAGATGCAGGGACTTTCACTGGATGCTGCAGTAGCTCAATTGCAGCCTCCAACAGGGATGCAGATGCGCCAGAACATCAACCAGCAGCTTCGGTCCAGCTATCCCACCAGCTTCTCATCATCTCCTGTGAGAAGATCACCATCTTTTGGAGTCGATCATTCTGGAGGGGCGGCAGCAGCAGTTTTGAGTTCAAGGTCTGCTGCCTTTGCAAAGCGTAGCCAGAGCTTTGTGGAACGAAGTGCTTTGAATCGTCATACTGGGTTTTCTTCACCATCATCTTCAGCAAACGTAATGCCTTCTAACCTTTCTGACTGGGGTTCTCCTGATGGAAAATTAGATTGGGGTATCCAGGGAGAAGAGCTCAATAAACTCCGGAAGTCCGCATCTTTTGGTTTTCGAAGCAATGGCAGCAGTTTTTCTACAGCTGCTGCCTCAGTGCCAGCAACTGTTGATGAGCAGGATGTTTCATGGGTACAGTCCCTGGTGAAGGATACACCTGCAAAATCTGGGCCATTGGGTTTTGAGGAGCAGCAGCAATGTCATCTTAACATTGGAGGCTCAGAGACGCTTCCGGCTTGGGTGGAGCAGCTGTACATGGAGCAGAAGCCACTGGTGGCTTAGAAGCAAATATCAGCCCCAGTCTGGCCcataattcatcatttaactACTTATTTGTCTTgccattttttgaatttttattagttttgatcACATCTAGGAGTAAGAAACTGGAGAATGgacgaaaggaaaaaaatagaaattaaaaccGAGGAAGAGAACAAAGATATCTGTGGCAGGACTAAATGTTTCTGCTCATGGATATCTTATATTCGTAAGAAACAATAGATTCTTTTTCACTCGCATATAGAAGTGGGAAGCATCATCTTGTGCTGGCGAGAGTAGAGGCGGTGGCCTCGGGGATTTCATTTCACCCATGGCCTGATTTCATTTTAGCTCTTGGGTTGTATACATCATATGTACTAAAAACTGTTACAGTAATTACATAATAAAACATGTATCAGAATTCAATGGATCCTTTATCTTTCTGCTTGTTGTATACGCCCGCATCTCATCCTGTCTCTGTTCTGATATGTTAACGAGCTCTTCTTATCCTTGATGCGCCATGAATCAACCTCCTGTTCAGTAGACGAGAAGCCATATTCTCCCAAGTTGCATTGGAGGTCTCTATCCATGGCCTATTGCAGGAGAAGAAAGTAGATGCTGGTAGCCAACGACTCTACATCAAACTAGAGGTTGAAAAGAAGGAAAACGGACGTTAAAATCCAGGACTGTATCTACGGATGATGCTAGCTCCCAGTAGTGATgccatttctttcttccttctttcgTGTTTTGTCAATGGTGTCCCACCTATCACTCTTTTTTGAGTACTACACTTCACTTTCGGCAAGGAAAAGATGGGATTCATTGATTCCATAATTCTCAAGTTGGGGAGATTGTTGAGCACTGATGAAAAGGCAGTCTAGTTATCATTACTCGCTTTGTATCTTCAAAACACCTTTTAAAGTAGTGGTGCACTcgaagagagaaaaaggaagagaggaTGCTTTGGTGCTCCAACCCTACCTCTTCGTTTCATATCCTGCTCGCGCAAGAAGCCAAAATCCTACTGCTGCACACTGAAACCTACTTCTCCCTCTGGTGACGCTGCCTGAATTGCTCGACTCATGAGAATAATTTACCTGCTTAACTTATTTTATTgggatttgatatatattttaattcgaGGGACAAAACATTCTTCCTTGTTTGCTGCTGGGGTCAAGTATGACCTCACCACGCATTGTTtctcaagagaaaaaaagaaaaaaaaaaaagaagcttggaATGGACCTAGTCAAGTGGATTTAGCGTTGATTGCAATTAAGATATTGCTCGGctataaactaataaaacaGGTGAAGACAGAGAGATAAGCTTCGGGGGGTGACAAAGTGCATGCAAAGTCTTAAAACACACATCATTAGCTTGTAATCCAAGTCATcgttttggattcttttgagtaaagaaaaaagaaaagccaaaTCTCGGAATCTTAATTCGGCGGTAGAAAGCATTAAAATTTAAGCTTGATTCGCAGCTtccagttatttttttaaataattttttatattaaaatacatattaataatattttttactttaaaaaaattatttttaatatcactacatcaaaataatttaaaaatactaaaaatatattaatttaaaattaataaaaaaattaaaaaaattaattttttttaaaaatatttttaaaatacaaaaataaacaagccaCTTGGCATGCCGTGCCCTACAACCTAACTAGTACAGTTGGTATTCGCACTGTCAATAATTTGATTTATCCCTCAATTATCATCAGATTGTTATTTGGAttccagaaaaagaaaaagaaaatcttggCTGGATCCCACATTATACTGTGCCCACTTTACTCCCATGGTCGAAAATTAatctataagaaaataaaaaaaaggaattgaaatCTTCAACCAAATCAATACATGAATATTTTAAGGTgagatttacaaaaaaataataagaatcaaGATATGAATTTtcatttctagtttttatttgatagcTGTTACATGCTCTATCACCGATCAggttaaattctttttaaaataataaaagatacatAGACGATAATAGtgttttaaaagaataagaaaaatcgataatataaaaaatatactttaaatatttttaaaacgtctTAACgatcttatttaataataataataaaataaaaatggaatagcctaataaagataaaaataaaataaattcaaagctCAATTATCAACAAAGcaaacattaaaagataaacttaaaaacatcaatttttttttaaaaaaaaaaaaaatcaacttggtTTAGCATACCAAACCTGAGGATGATCGTGAGATAGGGATAACCATGcacaaaagaaattgaatgaaATAATGGAAGTCAACTCTTAAGCAAACtaaatgataaaactaaaaaaaaaaaattaaaaaaacaaacataaaaaaaaacatgagtcagTCCGAGTTAACTCAATTAACCCAATACCCGAGATTTGAGATCGG
Coding sequences within it:
- the LOC118035188 gene encoding zinc finger CCCH domain-containing protein 66 isoform X1, which encodes MCSGSKRKPTHTGFNMENEFQKQDGVCCDFSLLLELSASNDLTGFKRAIEEEGHDIDEPGLWYGRRIGSKKMGFEERTPLMIAALYGSKDVLNYILETGHVDVNRGYGSDGATALHCAAAGGSSSAPEVARLLLDASADPSSVDANGNHPGDLIAPVVESGSNSTRKSLEIMLKGGSSGEESCVLAYQIVNEMDGLEQQEISTPRVSKDGHEKKEYPIDLTLPDIKNGIYGTDEFRMYTFKVKPCSRAYSHDWTECPFVHPGENARRRDPRKYHYSCVPCPEFRKGSCRQGDACEYAHGIFECWLHPAQYRTRLCKDETGCARRVCFFAHKPEELRPLYASTGSAVPSPRSYSANCSTLDMSSISPLSLGSPSGLIPSTSTPPTPSGSSSPIGGWTNQSNVAPPALQLPGSRLKSALCARDMDLDMELLGLESHRRRQQFMDEISGLSSPSSWNNGLSTAPAFAASGDRSGELNRLGGVRPTNLEDIFGSLDPSILPQMQGLSLDAAVAQLQPPTGMQMRQNINQQLRSSYPTSFSSSPVRRSPSFGVDHSGGAAAAVLSSRSAAFAKRSQSFVERSALNRHTGFSSPSSSANVMPSNLSDWGSPDGKLDWGIQGEELNKLRKSASFGFRSNGSSFSTAAASVPATVDEQDVSWVQSLVKDTPAKSGPLGFEEQQQCHLNIGGSETLPAWVEQLYMEQKPLVA
- the LOC118035188 gene encoding zinc finger CCCH domain-containing protein 66 isoform X2, giving the protein MENEFQKQDGVCCDFSLLLELSASNDLTGFKRAIEEEGHDIDEPGLWYGRRIGSKKMGFEERTPLMIAALYGSKDVLNYILETGHVDVNRGYGSDGATALHCAAAGGSSSAPEVARLLLDASADPSSVDANGNHPGDLIAPVVESGSNSTRKSLEIMLKGGSSGEESCVLAYQIVNEMDGLEQQEISTPRVSKDGHEKKEYPIDLTLPDIKNGIYGTDEFRMYTFKVKPCSRAYSHDWTECPFVHPGENARRRDPRKYHYSCVPCPEFRKGSCRQGDACEYAHGIFECWLHPAQYRTRLCKDETGCARRVCFFAHKPEELRPLYASTGSAVPSPRSYSANCSTLDMSSISPLSLGSPSGLIPSTSTPPTPSGSSSPIGGWTNQSNVAPPALQLPGSRLKSALCARDMDLDMELLGLESHRRRQQFMDEISGLSSPSSWNNGLSTAPAFAASGDRSGELNRLGGVRPTNLEDIFGSLDPSILPQMQGLSLDAAVAQLQPPTGMQMRQNINQQLRSSYPTSFSSSPVRRSPSFGVDHSGGAAAAVLSSRSAAFAKRSQSFVERSALNRHTGFSSPSSSANVMPSNLSDWGSPDGKLDWGIQGEELNKLRKSASFGFRSNGSSFSTAAASVPATVDEQDVSWVQSLVKDTPAKSGPLGFEEQQQCHLNIGGSETLPAWVEQLYMEQKPLVA